In Helianthus annuus cultivar XRQ/B chromosome 9, HanXRQr2.0-SUNRISE, whole genome shotgun sequence, the following are encoded in one genomic region:
- the LOC110876108 gene encoding uncharacterized protein LOC110876108, giving the protein MEAIMDAHGLWEAIEPPTDVAVDEKKSKQARAFIFQSIPEEILSQAAKKKTAKEVWDSLKSRYVGAERAEKARLRILKSEFEALQMKGGETVDDYAGKLSGMVSKYNSVGAELDDEELVRKLFDTVPERFINLVASIEQSLDVESMPFEEGIAHLKAYEDRVKLRQSHRATENSLLFSKTESQTSSKGHGKGQQFTNQRSGGRGKADRGGRCNTPCYESQI; this is encoded by the coding sequence ATGGAAGCAATCATGGACGCCCACGGGTTGTGGGAAGCCATCGAGCCACCAACCGACGTGGCTGTAGACGAGAAGAAGTCGAAACAGGCTCGTGCTTTTATCTTTCAATCGATCCCGGAAGAAATCTTGTCGCAAGCTGCGAAGAAGAAGACGGCCAAGGAGGTCTGGGATTCGTTGAAGTCCCGATACGTAGGTGCTGAACGGGCCGAGAAGGCTCGGTTACGGATCTTGAAAAGTGAGTTTGAAGCTCTACAGATGAAGGGCGGCGAGACCGTTGACGATTATGCCGGAAAGCTATCCGGAATGGTCTCTAAATACAACAGTGTAGGGGCAGAATTGGATGATGAAGAATTGGTCCGTAAATTGTTTGACACAGTCCCGGAGAGATTTATAAACTTGGTGGCTTCGATTGAGCAAAGCTTGGATGTTGAGTCTATGCCATTCGAAGAAGGTATTGCGCATCTGAAAGCGTACGAGGATAGAGTGAAGCTCCGCCAATCACATCGAGCGACTGAAAACAGCTTGTTGTTCTCTAAAACAGAATCTCAGACGAGTTCTAAAGGGCATGGAAAGGGTCAACAGTTTACGAACCAGAGATCGGGGGGTCGAGGCAAGGCTGACCGGGGTGGTCGGTGTAACACtccgtgttacgaaagtcaaatttaa